Sequence from the Isachenkonia alkalipeptolytica genome:
TTCAAGGGTATGGTCTGCACTGGCATTATACCAACAATGGACATGGAATTTTGGAAATTTCAGGTAACAATGTGACAACAAAGATCTCAGATCCCGACGGGATCTATCCCCTGGGATACGTTCTCCAATCGGAACCCTATGGCACCATAGATCCTGAGGCGAAAAGCACATCGGGTATGATTAATGAGCTGATGAAAGAGGTGCACCGTCGGCTGAAGGATCATCCCGTTAATAAGAAAAGAGAAGAACAGGGACTGGAGCCGGCGAACTTTTTGCTTCCTAAATGGGCGGGAACCCCGGGGGAGATTCTCGGGTTTGCAGAGGAAAATGGTATGGCCGGAGAAATTATCGGATCCAGTGCGATGATTCGGGGCATTGCCCGTCTGTTGAAAATGGAATACACCCCCTACAACACCTTTGCCGAGGGGGTTGAAAAAGCCCTGGCTTCCTCTGCGGAATACATCCATTTGCATACCAAAGAGACGGATCAGGCCGCCCATACCAAGGACCCCTTTCAGAAAGTAAAGGTGTTGGAAAAAATTGATCCTTTGCTTGCTCCCCTAATCGATTACGGGTTGAAAGAGGATGTTCTTTTAATTGTTACCGGGGATCATACCACCCCCAGCATCGGACCGATGATCCACAGCGGAGATCCGGTGCCGATTGTATTTCTCGGAAAGCAACTTCGCGTAGATGATGTACAACGATTTGATGAACGCTCCTGCAC
This genomic interval carries:
- a CDS encoding alkaline phosphatase family protein, yielding MKTIVTLLDGVGDLVCDELGGKTPLEYANTPNLDRMASLGETGIMIPYRLGVPIGTDFAHYRLLGYQEESYPGRSIVDGLAFDVPLHKDRLYMVTSWASVYKEENYEIQTRYLMDLSKEDSLEIGRILPGSFQGYGLHWHYTNNGHGILEISGNNVTTKISDPDGIYPLGYVLQSEPYGTIDPEAKSTSGMINELMKEVHRRLKDHPVNKKREEQGLEPANFLLPKWAGTPGEILGFAEENGMAGEIIGSSAMIRGIARLLKMEYTPYNTFAEGVEKALASSAEYIHLHTKETDQAAHTKDPFQKVKVLEKIDPLLAPLIDYGLKEDVLLIVTGDHTTPSIGPMIHSGDPVPIVFLGKQLRVDDVQRFDERSCTKGSIRMKGEDFIPMILNYHGRSLFHDFRVGGRKSKYLPSKLNKL